In Paenibacillus phoenicis, one genomic interval encodes:
- a CDS encoding IS3 family transposase has translation MRHKYRYGYRKIAALLRMKCPVNHKCVGNNQSPIHFRQLAV, from the coding sequence ATCCGGCATAAATATCGCTATGGATACCGAAAAATCGCTGCTTTGCTCCGGATGAAGTGTCCGGTAAACCACAAATGTGTAGGAAACAACCAGTCACCGATTCATTTCCGACAACTGGCTGTTTAA